The DNA sequence aaaaacacacaaactcatagtaaagtccaaaaatgtgaatttagcataaaaactaatgaaaacatccctaaaagtagctagatcctactaaaaactacctaaaaacaatgccaaaaagcgtataaattatccgctcatcaggcattcagagcatcaatttcaagaactctcttcctctgaggtgtcccattactcacagaattcctctcagaagtgtacatgaattggttatttgcaaccatgtcaatgagttcttgagcttctgcaggcgttttctttaggtgaatggatccacctgcagaatggtccagtaacatcttagagaactcagatagaccataatagaatatatccaaaatggtccactctgaaagcatgttagaaggacactttttggtcaactgcttgtatctttcccaagctttatagagggattcaccatctttttgtttgaaggtctgaacatccactctaagcttgctcagcttttgaggagaaaagaacttagccaagaaggctgtgaccagcttatcccaagagtccaggctatctttaggttgtgagtccaaccatgttctagctctgtctcttacagcaaaaggaaaaagcatgagcctgtagacttcaagatctactccattagtcttaacagtctcacagatctgcaagaactcagttaaaaactgatagggatatTCTGATGGAAGttcatggaacttgcagttctgttgcattatagcaactagttgaggttttagctcaaaattgtttgctccaatggcagggattgagatacttcttccatcaaacttggaagtgggtgtagtatagtcaccaagcatcctccttgcattattattttcggctgccatctcctcttcctttttgaaaatttctataaggttgtctctggattgttgtaatttagcttctcttagtttcctcttcagagtcctttcaggttcaggatctgcttcaacaagaatattcttgtccttgctcctgctcatatgaaaaagaaaggaacagaaaataataatagggatcctctttaccacagtagagagattcctttatgttagtagaagaaaaaaagaatagaagaaggaaaagaggaaaattcgaactcagagaggaagagggggttcgaatttttagatgaagtgaagtgttagtaaatgaataaataaatagaaagagatgagagagggagaaattcgaaaataaattttgaaaaagggttagtgattttcgaaaattaagaggaaaaacaattaaaattaaaatttgaaataattagttaattaaaagaattttgaaaaagagggaggtaattttcgaaatttagagagaggaaagtagttaggtggtttttgaaaaagataagaaatagtaaaacaaacaaaaagtcaattagttagttgaaaaatatttgaaattcaattttgaaaaagataagaagttagaaaagatttttgaaattgattttgaaaaagatatgatttgaaaaagatattttgaaaagatatgattgaaaaagatattttgaaaaagatttgattttttttaaaattaaaatttgattacttgactaacaagaaactaaaagatatgattctagaattcaaagattgaacatttcttaacaagaaagtaacaaacttcaaatttttgaatcaatcacattaattgttagtaaagttttcgaaattttgaaatagagataagaaaatgattttgaaaataaattttaaaaattttcgaaaataataaaaaatgaaaaagatttgattttttgaaaaaatttttgaaaatataagatttttaaaattgaaaaattgacttgactttataagaaatagctaagttttaaaatttttgattaagtcaactcaaatttttgaaaattatgagcaaaataaggaaaatatattttttttatttttttgaatttttaatgaggagagagaaaaacaacaaaaatgatcacaacatgaaaattatgaatcaaaacacatgatgcgtgcaagaacactatgaatgtcaagatgaacaccaagaacactttgaagatcaagatgaacatcaagacttatttttgaaaattttcaagaaaagaaaaacatgcaagacaccaaacccaaaattgtttaataaaatttggattttttttctaagttttagatgtattttttttatatgttctagatatttctttttcttatgttttggatttttttaagttatggattatcattttattagttttagatatttttttagttttcgaatgttcttttttcaattttttgaatgtatgaattttttaaaattattttgaaattctattttttgttaaattttaaatgtttctttttgttccgttttcagattttttttatattaagtttTAGATATTTgttttacaataattttaaatatttgttttcatttggttttaaatttttgatgtttctcatgataatttaaatttacattaagtttaaaaaaatccagaaaaagggtccaattctatttttttaatggaTTTTTTTACTAACTTGTTACAGTTGGTTGTACATTTAATTGGTttaacaaaattgaaaaaaaatatggaCCACATTTTGacggtaaaaaaattaaaagtaggaataaaattaaaatttattgaaaatattaaagataaaattaaaaaaattaaattttatatattttttattttttaaaaatattaaaaataaaaaatatattttattatatatttaaataaaatttttaattaatttagctCAACCAATTTAGTTGAGATTGtttaatttgtaaaaatattttttattttaatttttaatatttttattattaagattttgtaagtaaaaaactaaaaatatatataaaacaataaaataataaaccaaACAAACGCTTcaaattcacaataaattttCAATTGAAAAGCGGAAATTATTATAAGACTAGACTTTTAATCGATTCAGTCAAGTAATATGAccttttaaaaaatagaattgataaaaaattaatctaatcgaactgttttaaaaaaaaattctaaaatgattaaaaatatagtttaaattcAAGTTTTTTTGTTAtcttatatttcttttattattgagctatgttattttatattattttatttgttaattattaattatataataaaaatatataataattttattaatattattttaattttatattcacttatatttaaattaattatattatgattattaatataaatgttattaaatatataaataaaaaaattaaatatttttattaattacaatatcattatctttttataattttataatatctattaaatattattttttaataaaaataatataataaatataaattaattagttagtcatgaaaataaaaagttactttagtatgaaaataaaattaaatttttttattgtaaatggatattagaattttatatatttatttaataataattaaattataatttattaattataatttgttaaatttttatttttttaatattaataaaaatatttattctaaatttaaattttaaattttttattattttatattttttatttacgtaaaattaattaccaataatttattagttaaattcataaacgaataaattaaaaatatgatcGATTTTCGATTCCCGATTCAGTTTTTATAACTACAGTGGAAACAGACAAAGTAACAAAAGCAGTCCACGGCTCCACGCTATAAACTACAAAGAACCTCGAGCTCTTTCTTACTTCTATGTCCACTTCCTTTTTacaatttttcaaatcaaatgaaaGAGTGCCCCACCGTATGCGATCACAGCGACTCTATTACTTCGCCACGTTACACACACTCTCACCCCCATAAAAGGGCGCCATTTGCCTTTGCCTCTTCTCTCATTTTGAAAAAACTTCCCAAACCCAATCACACAAACAAAAAACCCTGCTTCTCCCTTCTCTTTCCTTTAAAACCCTAAAACTCAATATCAATTCGGTCTTATCGCGCCCCCACCGTAACCCCTTACGATGGTCCCTCACTCCTACACCCTCGATTCCCACTCTAAATCCCAGGACCTCGCTTCAACCATCGCCGCCGCATCAACACCTTCCCAAATCGTCTCCACCTGCGCCTCCATCGACTCCTTCCTGCACTCCCACACACCCGATCAGTCCCGCCACTTCTTCTCCCTCGCCTTCCCAACCCTAATCTGCAAACTCTTCGGCTTTGACGACCCAAGCAACCCTAACAAACCTCCCTCCCCCGCTGGCTGGATCGATGTCGCCATTTCCTCCAACGACTCCGACCTCTCCGCCGCACTCTCCAGTCTCCTCTCCCCAGCCGGAACCCTCTCATCCGCTATCTCCGCCGTCGACAACCTCTCCCTCGTCAAATACGTCTTCCCTGCCGAACGCCTTCCGGAGTGGGCCCGCTTCCTTCtaatctcctcctcttcctctcccACCGGTGTAGCCTCCGGCGGCCCCGGCGCACTCTCCGAACTCTGCCCCTCTCTCTTCCAATCTAGGGTTAAAGAATCACCACCTTCTTCCCAAATCCAGCTCAATGTTTTCGAGTACTTCCTCTTCTGGTTCGCGTATTACCCTGTTTGCAGGGGCAAATCGGAGAATTCACACCTTGTCGAGGTTAAGAGTGTGAAGAAGTTTCGGTTAGAGAATTGGGCTCATTCGATTCCAGTTTTTGCCAGCGCCGTTAAACGTTCTGGTAATGCCGAACAGAAAACTGAATCGAATTTGTATATACGTATTCTACGGTCGTATCTGAGCGCGTATGTCCCAACCTACGACCTCAACGCACACCAACCCTACCGTAGCTCGATCCTTCACTACGCTGGCGGTTTTGATGCCAAAGTTGTGGCGCGTGCTCAGTTTCTGGTTTCTGCCTTGATTCATTTCTGGCTTGTTGATAACGATTTCTCGCCGTTTCCTTTGAAAGATTGCAAGTTCCTTGGCGTCTCTTTCCGGCTCCGGTCGGTGCTGGGAGAGACTCCACCGACTCCAGGGCTCGGTGAGGTGGTGAAAGTTTTTGTGAGGTATTTGAATTTGAGCACCGTAGCGGTGATTGAAGCTCGCGACGGTGGAGGTGCCAGCGAGTGTTGTGGGAGCCCTAGATGGAGGAATTTGGGTTCTTCTTCCTCATTTGATGCAGTGAGGGCGAAGGAATTGGTTTCGAAGTACAATTCTCTGCGGTGTTGGAACCCATGGGTGCAGAGGCCTCTGTATAGATACCTGCTGAGAACGTTCTTGTTCTGCCCTGTGGCAGCTTCCGTGAAGAATGTTTCTCAGGTTTTCTCGGTCTGGATTAGTTACTTGGAGCCTTGGAATGTAACTGAGGATGAGCTCTCTGAGCTTGAAGATATTGCCAATGGGTCTGCTTCTGCTCTGGTGAATGAAAGGAAGGAGAATTATGTTGCCAGAAGCCGTGGTTATACTCCACAGTGGCAGGATTATGTGCTGTCTAACTACCTATACTTCAGTTCCCTGGTTATGCATTTTATTGGATTTGCTCACAGATTTCTTCATAATGATGTTGAGCTTATAATCCAGATGGTGCTCAAGGTTTCTTTCTCGACCttcttttatgtttttcattGTTCCatgttgtcagaatttccaatgTTGGGCAATCTATGCCTTTCTTTCGTAAGTCAATGTTGTGGGCTGGgatgttttatgtttatttgaCTTGCTTATGAATTTGATAGGGAGGTGGGTATTTACTTGTATAGTGTTTCATGTTTAGGACAATGTTGGGCAATCTATGCCTTTCTTTCGTAAGTCAATGTTGTGGGCTGGgatgttttatgtttatttgaCTTGCTTATGAATTTGATAGGGAGGTGGGTATTTACTTGTATAGTGTTTCATGTTTAGGACATATGGTGGAACTGAAAGTCTGAAACTGCAGCTGATTCTTGAGCACACTAGCAACTGTATAACAAGCTATATTCGGTTCCTTTCATGTTACAGAAAATTGTATTCCATTGTTTCATGTTTACGGGTTGTAGTGAGTGACTGGGtgatttgcatgttcttagttatAATGGCTGTAGGTCCTTGCATGTTATAGTCTCATAGCAAAATCAGATTTTTAAAAGTGGCTACTAAGTTGGATCTGCATGAATTATCCCCGGTGGTAAATAATATTTACAGCTCAGTGCAATGAAGTTTGTTCAGACCAGGAGTTTTTGTCCATCATGATTGTGATATAAAACATAGGAATATTGGAAGCATTGAAATGTGGTGCTTTTAGATGTTATGGaagtctttttcaattttcttgctTTACCATCCCTGGCGGCATGGCCCAGTGGGTGGGGTGAGTGGGAAGTTAAAATCTAGGAATGCTGGATGCATTCAAACATGGCTATTAACTGATGTTGAAGTCTATGTCAATTTTCCCTTCGGCCTTGCAACACATTGGCAAGGCTTTATAGTTTCTAGCAGTGGCATGCATGGGTTAACCAAGTCATTTTAGTTTCCAAATCATTGCTGGTCTTTCCTGATTTTTATTGCACTGTTTAGATAAGCTATGTTGTACGCAATGGAGTTTTGGCCGGCAAAGGATGAACCTGTACACAAGTTCAGGATGGCCAAAATGAAGATTCTTCAATGGATTTAGTCATAGACTTATGGATGAAATCAGGAATGAGAATATAAAAGAGAAAGTTATAGGTAGCACCCATTGTTGAAAAGATGATAGAATCTTGTcttaggtggtttggacatgtggagAGAAGGCCGTTAGAACATCCGATGAGAGTAGTGGATCATATGGAAGATAGACCAATAGTTAGAGGTATATAAAGATCTAAAGAGGCTTTGTGTGAAGTGTTTTAAGCAAAATTTCTGATGAACAATCTCAGACGTGATACATAGGAAGCAATAGCATTATTTGATCGATAAAGCTAACCCCAGTTAGTTGGATAAGATTTTGTTTTCGTTATTGTTTGTTGTTGTTCTAGTAATATTAGTAACTGTAAACCTTGCATCTAAAGTAAATGCAATGGTTTATTGTTTAATTGGCATTTTGGTCTGAGGCACAGAATACTATTCACCTAACCATATATGAAATGCTAGTAAATATTTTATCTAGTTTGCGAAAGTTTACAAGGAAAATAATCCATTTAGTGTTTTGGTAGTAATATCTGTGAACTGGTTAactgttgaaaatacatttaGATTGCTGCTATAACATTTAGAAAGTTTCTGTGATCTAGTTAAGTTTTGCCCTTATGTGTGTATTGTTGCTGTTATTGTAGACTTTTGAGGCTTATGGAATCTTATTATAGTGATAATATATCTTTTATGTCTACTTGAATGGAACTTTCAGGTGTTAGACATGTTGACGTCATCAAAAGAGCTCATCGACCTTCTGAAGAATGTGGATACGCTTTTCCACTCCAAACAGGCTGGACCAGGCAAACCAATGTTGAACAACTTGTACAGATATGTTCCTAGTATCCATGAGCAGTTGCAGGTGGGCTTTTTTTTTTGTCCTGTTTTTACAGTTCCTGCAAGTAGCATCTTTCAGTTTAGTAGTTATTTGCCCTCTGTTTGAGCTAAAAGTTTATTCTATACTTACTGTTGGTATAGGATGACTATTTTGAATTATGCGACTTTTCCCACAGTTAATATATTTTGTCATGTGCATCTAAACTTGATCAATTTTGCTTCTCACCTAAGCGCTGTATTAAGTTTGACCTCTTACCTTTACAATTGTTAAAAAGAATAATACTGGTTTTTCAGGACTGGGAAGATGGTTTATGTGAGACTGATGCTGATGGCTCATTCTTACATGAGAATTGGAACAAGGAGTTGCGACTGTTTGCGGAGGGGGAGGATGGCGGACAACAGCTTCTTCAGGTCCTTTAATTCTGCtatcaaaatatatacatattatcTAACTAGATTACAACAGTCAAAAGTGTATTTATATAAGTTGTACCTTTTTTTGGGTAAAAGGGTCAACCAGACTCGTGTTTCTAACTAAAATGATATATGTAGTTGATGGTACTAGGTTTTCAtcctttgttcttttttttttgggtcccTGCAGCTGTTTATACTACGTGCAGAAGCTGAGTTGCAAGCTATGTCTGGGCATGTATCAAGCCTTCAATGCATAGATTCATTGAAGGAAAAGTTGGGGTACTTATTTGATGGACACACAATGATATCATCCCCAACTTCCCCAGAGCCAATCCATCATCAACAATGTCGTGATGACATATTCAAGCCAAGAAGAGCTGGCAACCATGCGTATGTAGATGTTAAGTATAAAGGCGACTGGATGAGACGTCCAATATCAAACGACGAGATTGCATGGCTTGCAAAAGTGCTGATTAGGTTGTCTGATTGGATGAATGAGAGTCTTGGACTGAATCAAGCGGCCGAGGGGACTCAAATAAGCCCCGCCATCCCCTATGTGGAAATTACACCTGATGTTGCCCATGTCTGTGGCCCTTCGGAGGCCCTGAAGGTCTTTTTCTGCGCAGTTGTGTCTTGGCTTTTCTTTGTTGGTGCTGGCTGTTTGGGTTTGATGCGAAGATGTGGTCTGAGGGTGAACCTAAGGGTACTGGCCTCCAAGAAATTTGTAATGGTTTTGGTTTTATATGGTTCATTTAGCATATTGAAAAAAATCATACGAGTTTTGTATAGCATGTAGTGAAGAATATGAATTGGATGTTGGTATACAGAGAAGTGTAGAAAGTGCCGAGGTttgtcccccctttttttttttcagtttctgCTCTGTAAATAATAAGTTTTTTGTTTGGCCaaaggaaaagggaaaaaaaaggaaaaaaattcagTCCTTCCTTCTATAAAGGGTATGTGCAGTTGCAAATccaatttattttccattttactttatggttaataattctaaattttgtctctaagaatataaaattttttgtattgaGATCGGTTCGCAGTGTTTTGGGATTTATGAGAGgaaatcataaatttaaaatgatttaattattttattgctcttatagttttgcaaaatttttaattaaatttttatgtttttttttaattagattcttgcattatttttttcaattaagtttcTCTTAACAGTAATTAATTTAgttatataagaatttaattaagaaaaaaattgatatagaaatttaaataaaaaaatataaaaatttaattaaaaattttacaaaattatagagATCAAtcgaataattaaactttttaaatttatgaAATGCTGGTGGCAAATTGTGAACAAGAATTCAGTGAAATTGAGATGACGATGTTTCTATAGATGAGCCGATATGTATGGATAGATGTTTCTATGGATGGGCCTTATATATGTGTATGGAGAGTAAAGAATGAGGATATGAAAGGAAATTAGAGTCCCACTAGTATTTTTA is a window from the Arachis hypogaea cultivar Tifrunner chromosome 1, arahy.Tifrunner.gnm2.J5K5, whole genome shotgun sequence genome containing:
- the LOC112716004 gene encoding uncharacterized protein, whose product is MVPHSYTLDSHSKSQDLASTIAAASTPSQIVSTCASIDSFLHSHTPDQSRHFFSLAFPTLICKLFGFDDPSNPNKPPSPAGWIDVAISSNDSDLSAALSSLLSPAGTLSSAISAVDNLSLVKYVFPAERLPEWARFLLISSSSSPTGVASGGPGALSELCPSLFQSRVKESPPSSQIQLNVFEYFLFWFAYYPVCRGKSENSHLVEVKSVKKFRLENWAHSIPVFASAVKRSGNAEQKTESNLYIRILRSYLSAYVPTYDLNAHQPYRSSILHYAGGFDAKVVARAQFLVSALIHFWLVDNDFSPFPLKDCKFLGVSFRLRSVLGETPPTPGLGEVVKVFVRYLNLSTVAVIEARDGGGASECCGSPRWRNLGSSSSFDAVRAKELVSKYNSLRCWNPWVQRPLYRYLLRTFLFCPVAASVKNVSQVFSVWISYLEPWNVTEDELSELEDIANGSASALVNERKENYVARSRGYTPQWQDYVLSNYLYFSSLVMHFIGFAHRFLHNDVELIIQMVLKVLDMLTSSKELIDLLKNVDTLFHSKQAGPGKPMLNNLYRYVPSIHEQLQDWEDGLCETDADGSFLHENWNKELRLFAEGEDGGQQLLQLFILRAEAELQAMSGHVSSLQCIDSLKEKLGYLFDGHTMISSPTSPEPIHHQQCRDDIFKPRRAGNHAYVDVKYKGDWMRRPISNDEIAWLAKVLIRLSDWMNESLGLNQAAEGTQISPAIPYVEITPDVAHVCGPSEALKVFFCAVVSWLFFVGAGCLGLMRRCGLRVNLRVLASKKFVMVLVLYGSFSILKKIIRVLYSM